CCGGAGGTTGAGGGTGTCGGTTTCGGACAGGAGGCGGGCGGGGGCAGTGGGGACCTCTGGCGGAAGAAGATCGTCCCAGGAGGCCGGGGCCGTCTGAGCTGCCGCCGTGGTCAGGAGAGTGCTGAGGGCCAACCCCACCGCGAGGCCCCTCACTCCACCACCCACTCCCCCCCGCGCATCAGCGGCTCGCGCCCCCCGTCCGCTGTCACGCCGTCCACGTCGGTCCCGGCGGTACCGATCATCCAGTCCACGTGAATCAGAGAATCGTTGCCGCCCGCCGCGAGCAGGGCCTCGGGGTTCTCGCCGTGCTGCACGTTGGTGGGGTAGCAGCGCCCGAGGGCGATGTGCGAGGCCGCGTTCTCGTCGAAGAGGGTGTTCAGGAAGAGGGTGCCCGTCTGCGACACGGGGGCGCTCGCCGGGACCAGGGCGATTTCCCCCAGCCGGGCCGCGCCCTCGTCCGTCTCGATCAGGCCACGCAGGGTTTCCTCGCCCTTCTCGGCACTGACCTCGACCGCTTTCCCCCCCGCGAAGCGCACCCGGATGCCCTCGATGAGTTGCCCCCGCGCCGAGAGCGGCTTGGAGGCCACCGCCACGCCGTCCACCCGCTCGCGGTGCGGGGCGGTGAACACCTCGTCGGTGGGGAGGTTGGGCACGCCACGAATGCCATTTTTCGCCGTCTCCGCGCCGCCCTGCCAGATGTGGACCTCGGCCAGCCCCACGGTGAGGTCGGTGCCCAGTTCGGAGCGCAAGTGAATCGCCGCGTACTGCTTCGCGTTGAGGTAGGCGGTCAGGCGCTCCAGCCGCCCCAGGTGCGCGTCCCAGGCGGCCACCGGGTCGGGCTGGTCGGCCCGCGTGACGGCAAAGATGTCGTCCCAGAGGCGGGCGACGGCCTCGGCCCCCGGCAGCTCGGGGTAGACGCGGGCGGCCCAGGCGGGGGTGCTCATCGCGGCGACGGTCCAGTTAACCTGAAAGCCGCTGGTGGCCTCCGAGACGGCCTTCATCGCCTGCGCGAGGAGCTTGGAGCGCCGGGCGATGCGGCCGGGGTCCGCGCCCGCGAGCAGCGAGGGGTCCTCGCCCACGATGCCAATGGAGGCGTAGCCGTCCGCAACCATCGCCTCGCGCTGCGCCGCGTGCCAGTCGGGCAGGAAATCCACGGCCTCGTCGCTGCCGTCCTCGAACAGTGCCAGGCCGAGGTGCGCGTCGTTGTAATTCACGCGTACGTCGGCCGCCCCGGCCCGGTACGCCGCCCGCGTCACCAGCCGCACCAGGGGCGCGGCCTCGATGGGCGCCTGCACCAGCAACTTGCCGCCCTGGGGCAGATTCACGCCCGTCCGCACCAGGAGGTCGGCGTAGCGGG
This portion of the Deinococcus terrestris genome encodes:
- a CDS encoding aminopeptidase; translation: MTLSFDDKLARYADLLVRTGVNLPQGGKLLVQAPIEAAPLVRLVTRAAYRAGAADVRVNYNDAHLGLALFEDGSDEAVDFLPDWHAAQREAMVADGYASIGIVGEDPSLLAGADPGRIARRSKLLAQAMKAVSEATSGFQVNWTVAAMSTPAWAARVYPELPGAEAVARLWDDIFAVTRADQPDPVAAWDAHLGRLERLTAYLNAKQYAAIHLRSELGTDLTVGLAEVHIWQGGAETAKNGIRGVPNLPTDEVFTAPHRERVDGVAVASKPLSARGQLIEGIRVRFAGGKAVEVSAEKGEETLRGLIETDEGAARLGEIALVPASAPVSQTGTLFLNTLFDENAASHIALGRCYPTNVQHGENPEALLAAGGNDSLIHVDWMIGTAGTDVDGVTADGGREPLMRGGEWVVE